One Electrophorus electricus isolate fEleEle1 chromosome 10, fEleEle1.pri, whole genome shotgun sequence genomic region harbors:
- the LOC113574787 gene encoding tumor necrosis factor receptor superfamily member 3 isoform X2, producing the protein MKGSSCPPDQYEYNGLCCNLCPEGKYVSTYCDNKTVTKCQICPHNTYMKEKNGLHSCLPCTQCDVTTSSTDTECRSCELGTFNSKTDYQTPCYNHTRCEELGRYLVTPGTPSADAVCGELLRPCHWISAGLGVCLVLAVLISIGFLYWVVKRKQKPGSVTVSPYSDNPQVLPPDLIHLQTYTHKDELCTEQDDCRLECDGITMTTMTMSQIDSHSAAREMCGAMSVLHSEPQEDEWPGS; encoded by the exons ATGAAAGGATCATCTTGCCCTCCTGATCAATACGAGTACAACGGACTGTGCTGTAACCTCTGCCCTGAAG GGAAATATGTTTCTACTTACTGTGACAACAAAACTGTGACAAAGTGCCAGATATGTCCCCATAACACCTACATGAAAGAGAAGAATGGTTTGCACTCCTGTTTACCATGCACACAGTGCGATGTCA CCACCAGCAGCACAGACACTGAATGCAGAAGTTGTGAACTGGGAACCTTCAATAGCAAGACAGACTATCAAACACCCTGCTACAATCACACCAG ATGTGAAGAACTGGGTCGATATTTGGTGACTCCTGGGACTCCCAGTGCAGATGCTGTATGTGGAGAGTTGCTCAGAC CTTGTCACTGGATATCTGCTGGTTTGGGGGTATGTCTAGTCCTGGCAGTACTCATCTCTATCGGCTTTCTTTACTGGGTGGTTAAGCGCAAACAAAAACCAG ggAGTGTTACAGTGAGTCCTTACAGTGACAATCCTCAAGTGCTCCCACCAGACCTTATCCAcctgcagacatacacacacaaag atGAGCTCTGTACTGAACAAGATGACTGCAGGTTGGAGTGTGATGGCATTACCATGACAACAATGACCATGTCCCAGATAGACAGCCACTCAGCTGCCCGGGAGATGTGTGGAGCGATGTCTGTCCTCCACTCAGAGCCACAGGAAGATGAGTGGCCTGGATCCTAA
- the LOC113574787 gene encoding tumor necrosis factor receptor superfamily member 3 isoform X1, with amino-acid sequence MKGSSCPPDQYEYNGLCCNLCPEGKYVSTYCDNKTVTKCQICPHNTYMKEKNGLHSCLPCTQCDVKSHQRELIACKAHSDRKCTCEVGYYCKYMDHESHESCQHCKQVTTCQPGQGVFAKSTSSTDTECRSCELGTFNSKTDYQTPCYNHTRCEELGRYLVTPGTPSADAVCGELLRPCHWISAGLGVCLVLAVLISIGFLYWVVKRKQKPGSVTVSPYSDNPQVLPPDLIHLQTYTHKDELCTEQDDCRLECDGITMTTMTMSQIDSHSAAREMCGAMSVLHSEPQEDEWPGS; translated from the exons ATGAAAGGATCATCTTGCCCTCCTGATCAATACGAGTACAACGGACTGTGCTGTAACCTCTGCCCTGAAG GGAAATATGTTTCTACTTACTGTGACAACAAAACTGTGACAAAGTGCCAGATATGTCCCCATAACACCTACATGAAAGAGAAGAATGGTTTGCACTCCTGTTTACCATGCACACAGTGCGATGTCA AGAGTCACCAGCGTGAGCTGATAGCCTGTAAAGCTCACAGTGACAGAAAGTGTACATGTGAGGTTGGTTATTACTGTAAGTACATGGACCATGAGTCACATGAGTCATGTCAGCACTGCAAACAGGTAACAACCTGCCAACCTGGACAAGGAGTCTTTGCTAAGT CCACCAGCAGCACAGACACTGAATGCAGAAGTTGTGAACTGGGAACCTTCAATAGCAAGACAGACTATCAAACACCCTGCTACAATCACACCAG ATGTGAAGAACTGGGTCGATATTTGGTGACTCCTGGGACTCCCAGTGCAGATGCTGTATGTGGAGAGTTGCTCAGAC CTTGTCACTGGATATCTGCTGGTTTGGGGGTATGTCTAGTCCTGGCAGTACTCATCTCTATCGGCTTTCTTTACTGGGTGGTTAAGCGCAAACAAAAACCAG ggAGTGTTACAGTGAGTCCTTACAGTGACAATCCTCAAGTGCTCCCACCAGACCTTATCCAcctgcagacatacacacacaaag atGAGCTCTGTACTGAACAAGATGACTGCAGGTTGGAGTGTGATGGCATTACCATGACAACAATGACCATGTCCCAGATAGACAGCCACTCAGCTGCCCGGGAGATGTGTGGAGCGATGTCTGTCCTCCACTCAGAGCCACAGGAAGATGAGTGGCCTGGATCCTAA
- the rbp5 gene encoding retinol-binding protein 5, translated as MDKPNYSGLYHMVSQENFEAYLAGLDINFALRKVVSLLKPSKLIEHELSTGHMTIKTITTFKNFDMDFILGKEFTEDLGPVDGRKCQTTVDWEGDKLVCVQRGEKEGRGWTHWLEGNLLHLELRVGDVVAKQIFKKAE; from the exons ATGGATAAGCCAAACTACTCCGGGCTCTATCACATGGTGTCCCAGGAGAATTTTGAGGCGTACCTTGCTGGTTTAG ACATTAACTTTGCTCTGAGGAAGGTTGTGAGCTTGCTGAAACCCAGCAAACTCATTGAACATGAGCTCAGCACAGGTCACATGACCATTAAGACCATCACCACCTTCAAAAACTTTGATATGGACTTCATACTGGGAAAGGAATTTACTGAAGACCTAGGACCTGTTGATGGGAGaaagtgccag ACGACAGTAGACTGGGAGGGTGAtaagttggtgtgtgtgcagcgaggagagaaagagggaagaggCTGGACTCACTGGCTGGAAGGAAACCTGCTCCACCTG gAGTTGCGGGTAGGTGATGTGGTGGCCAAGCAGATCTTTAAGAAAGCTGAGTGA